GCAGGACATTCTCATAGTGCACGACGAGCTCGACCTGCCGCCGGGCGTGGCGCGTCTGAAACTGGGCGGCGGGGTTTCAGGACATAACGGCTTGAAGGACATTGCGGCGCATTTGGGTACACACGATTTTTGGAGGTTGCGCCTCGGAATCGGGCATCCCGGAGAAAAATTGCTGGTCGTCGATTACGTGCTGGACAAGCCGCGACAAGAAGAGGCAAGCCTCATCGAACAGGCTATCCAGCGAAGCCTTGCAATTTGGCCGCTGCTGGCGGAGAACAAGCATCAGGCTGCAATGCTCAAACTGCACACAAACGCGGGAGGGGTAAGGGGCGAGGAGTGAGACATAATAGAACACAGCAC
The Burkholderiales bacterium DNA segment above includes these coding regions:
- the pth gene encoding aminoacyl-tRNA hydrolase codes for the protein MKLVVGLGNPGREHAADRHNAGYRWLAQLAKETRVTLKVEARFHSLLGKFMLDGNECWLMQPQTFMNASGRAVGAFVKFYKTPAQDILIVHDELDLPPGVARLKLGGGVSGHNGLKDIAAHLGTHDFWRLRLGIGHPGEKLLVVDYVLDKPRQEEASLIEQAIQRSLAIWPLLAENKHQAAMLKLHTNAGGVRGEE